One part of the Silene latifolia isolate original U9 population unplaced genomic scaffold, ASM4854445v1 scaffold_112, whole genome shotgun sequence genome encodes these proteins:
- the LOC141637448 gene encoding uncharacterized protein LOC141637448, with product MVKDGDEGPKTWEEGHNELKLEMAQMAYVLKNIANMLKIKEKKKNSDNFDGEMDPEKFLDWVRQAERVFEYKGYDDKKQFKVAILKLTKYASLWYENLKKQWKKEGKDKIESWIKLKKHLMRRFLPRDYKQENYLKLQSLTQESMSVTEYIKEFEKMSIVCDLEEKEELRVARFIKGLTLAIATKVEIQNYDGFSDVCRLALKFEKHDKARKPYAYSKGQSSGTSSYSRQAPSKPKETPKEEPKDKGKGVVEPKGNSLRRCFRCQGYGHIANECPQKRALTAQELYDMIPVFVTS from the exons ATGGTCAAAGACGGTGATGAGGGTCCGAAAACATGGGAAGAGGGTCATAACGAGCTGAAGTTAGAGATGGCTCAGATGGCTTATGTGTTAAAGAATATAGCAAACATGTTGAAGATTAAGGAGAAGAAAAAGAATTCGGACA ACTTTGATGGCGAGATGGATCCGGAAAAATTTCTGGATTGGGTAAGACAAGCTGAGAGGGTTTTCGAGTATAAAGGTTATGATGACaagaagcaatttaaagttgcaatcttgaagctTACAAAGTATGCATCTTTATGGTACGAGAATCTGAAAAAACAGTGGAAAAAGGAAGGCAAAGACAAGATCGAATCTTGGATCAAATTAAAGAAGCACCTGATGAGACGATTCCTGCCTAGAGACTACAAGCAAGAAAATTATCTAAAGCTTCAATCTTTAACGCAAGAAAGTATGTCGGTGACTGAATACATCAAAGAATTCGAGAAGATGTCAATCGTGTGCGATCTAGAGGAGAAGGAAGAGCTAAGAGTGGCGAGATTCATCAAGGGCCTAACACTCGCAATTGCAACGAAGGTAGAAATCCAGAACTATGACGGGTTTAGCGACGTTTGCAGATTggcattaaaatttgaaaaacatGATAAGGCACGAAAACCTTATGCTTACTCCAAGGGACAAAGTTCGGGAACAAGCTCTTATTCCAGACAAGCTCCTAGCAAGCCTAAAGAAACCCCGAAAGAAGAACctaaagacaaaggaaagggtgTTGTCGAGCCAAAAGGAAATTCTTTGAGGCGTTGTTTCAGGTGTCAAGGCTATGGTCATATAGCAAATGAGTGCCCTCAGAAGCGAGCCCTAACAGCTCAAGAGTTGTATGATATGATCCCTGTGTTTGTCACGTCATAG